The DNA region AGGAGTTCGTTGATCTCCCTAACGGTTCGCTCGATCTCATCGACCTCTTCGTTGTCCTCCGAACTCCGCCTGGCTGTCCGATGGACCTTTGAATTGTCAGTCTTcttccgtttctttttcttctttttgcgtTTGGCATCTTCGGACAGAACTCCAGCGGCGGTCGACGTCTCCCTGTCGTCATCCTCTTTTGCTTCACTTTCAGAGTTCTGATTCAGCTGCAGGAAAGGCGGGAATGAGAAAGACAAATCACGGCCAACCACGAAAGCGCATCAGGTGCGTCCTAAGTTTTAAAACAGGAGGAGGGAGGCTGAGGGGTTTGACGACTTACCAAGTCGAAGACGTTGAACTGCTTCCGCCTGACACCCCCGGTAACCGGATTTTCGACGTCGCTTGGATCGCAATCTTTATCGAGGCCCTCGTCGCCCCCATAGACCTTCTTCATGTACCGCGTTGACATATTTCACCACCTTGTGCACTGACCGGTGGACCCTGTCATAAGTACCTTGAATTTCATGAACAGTCGTCAAAGCACTTTCAACGCGTTCGAactgtcaattttttactcaaattacAGTCATGCCCTGAGGTTCGGTTGAGAAAACAAGACCTCTAGTCGTAGCTGCGTGAGCTGTATTCGACCTTGCGATCAGCAGGGAATTCACCGCCATTTTGGATATTCTCAGTCGGTTGAATTGTGAGGCAAGTTACCGGCaatacgttcgaatttcaacaGCTTTCGATGAGCGAAAGCCACGAGCTGATAAAGATTCTAGAGTCTTGCATGCAGATTTGTGGATTCTTATTCATTTGCACTTGAAATCGATCTGATAAAACTACaccgaaatttcgaattagtAACATAGTCACTGAACATTCcaataacatttttcaatttcttttattgtATAAAGAggatttttaataacaacgtaaaaataaatgagacAGATTTCGGTATTaatgtttttaaatataatttattatgtgtaagatttttgattaaaataaaactccATTCTTCTCgttacaattttataataatatcatacatattataaccGATTATAATATGTTACAGTagacatcaatttttttttttccgtagcTCTTCACTACAATGAATTGTGCTTTCTTTACTCtccttctttgtttttgttcctCATTTTAATACATTTAgcactgaaaaaattatttataagtatAAATACGAATATTAATGAGTATGTACGGAATGGCGCGAATTATCTGCCTCTGTAATTGAggctaatttttaatttttaattttacttttttttatatattcgaGATATTTCTAAATAAACAACTTATCAACAATgacgattattttcaaattacagtATCATTTTCTATAACAACAATGCTATGTAgcgaatatatttatatcttttcaataaaattgattggggcggtaataataataataataataattacggtAAAATGCAATAGGCGATGAGCGTATCGTCGATATAGATTCTCGCCTTACGATTCATACACGGTTGTTACATCCCAATATTAAAATTCGGAAGTTGAATTAGCCTACTGCCGCCCGATTCATCGCGAACTAATACGTTCAATAAAAGGGAATAATACACgggttttttacttttttaattactcaTCGGTGGTCACTGATCATGCTTCAGTCTAGAAAAAATGGTGTCGTTAACTTGATACTCAATTAATAACGGATGACTAAAATACAGCTGGCATTTACGCGCgtaaaattcgaatttgacgaatttcaaatattcttcgTAATCCTGCTGCAGCCAGATTTTAACACACTGCGTTGAttgtttcgaaaatgaaattgatcaaGCGAACGTAAAATGCTCAAAAGTCGTTCTTCTGTAATTCACAGCCCTGCGCACTCCTGACGCGTGTCAATTTTATTCGCACACGTACGTGCATGTACCGACCTATAAAGCAGATAATCCGACAACAGCTTGTGAAAAACTTGCCAATTATCGCAAAGAAATGCGCGCAGTGTGTATGGAAACTTCACCCGTTCTTAGCACCAGATACGTTAATGCTCTCACAAAGTATATTCTCGTTATCGTTCATATCTCCATATTTCCTAGCTCGTCTTAAGATGTTTGCCAAACAATTATTCCTATCAAAACCGACAATACCACCGCGCCGATAACGATCAGTATGCACTTCTTTTTGCGCAACTTTGTTTGATACGTTGAGGCCTGTCGCAGTTGCTGCGCACCTTCGCTAACAAAGACTTCTGTCCTCTCCACCGAAGCCTCGATCGAGTCTACCATTTCTCCTTGCTCGTGAACCAATGCCCCAAGCTCtttgaatatttgattaaCATCGCTTATGTCACTCTGCAACAAAAGATTACTTTCATTAAGAAAACTGGGATTTATGTCTGGAAATCAGATCTAGGCTTATGTGAATCAATTCAAACAGAGTGAAAATATTGGCACGATATTGAggaataagaaagaaatttcataagtCGTCTTTACCTCCAGCTGACGTATGCTGGCCTCGTGCTCCTCAAGCATTCGCAAGTTTTGCTCCTCTTGAAGTTGCTGCTGTTGAATTTGTCGCTGAGTTCTGTTGTCCTGGAGTTCTATTAGCGTTTCCTGTTTTTTGTCACCAAATGGAGTGATCCCAGCATTCGCCTTAGCTTTCCTGACCATCTCTTTCTCCTTAGAAGCGGCGAGCCTTTGCACTGACTGAAATTATCGTCGTTTTAAATAATCAAGTGTTATTATGCTTGTGATATTAAAAACTACCATCATTATACCTGGAAACTATTCAGCGCCGCTGTGAACTCGTCTTGAAGTTTTTCTCTCTGCATTTTTTGCTGCCTCTGTTCGCCAGGACTATTTGACCCTGCATTGCTCGCCAAATTAGCCAAGTCGCGCAGGTGAATGCTCGTATCTTTAGCCAGCTGTTGCGTGTAGTGCTGTATCTGATGACTGAGGTAAATAAAGAATAGAAGTAGAGCAAGTTGATAGTGATATAGTTGTGGGTGGAAAATTGCGGCGTCTAGATTTGGAAAATTGACTAGATCGTAACTCACATTTCTAAGCTCAAAGCAATACAGAAAAGCCCACGACTTACAGCTTGTTTCTAAGCTCCTGGGAATCAGTCGAGCCGCCCAACTGATTGACCATTCTTTGCATAGAGAGAActgcatggaaaaaaattgaatgattatCGATTGGTTTTGGTCTGGATCTTGCCGATCAACAGAACGCGGTGATCTTTTTTATGTTATCTTACCATTCTGGGATATTTTAAGTATAGAAGTCCCGATAGACTGAGACAGCCTTCCGAAGTCCTGCTCTCTCGCAGGTCCTCCGTTGTGATAGGAAGAAAAGCCGAAATCCATGTCTGTAAAAGATGATAGAGAACCTGAAAAAATTGGGACTTTAATTTAGATTTTGACAAAGCGAGGAAGGGTCGTGGGAACAAAAATGTTGCTAAAAACAACGAATTACGAGGGTTTATTTTCGCGTAGGTTTGGAGACGCAATGAGGGCGGAGGATGAGGCGCGAGTTCGAGAAGTTCGCGAGCGAGTTAAGGATGGTGATGAAGGTTACAGGGGAAAACTGGGTtccgtaataattttcatagaGTTGATTAGGATCACTTTACCGTAGCGACGAAGTCTGTCAAATGCCTACGAAACCCGAGCTTGTGGGAGGTGACTCAGAAAATTAGATTACACGCAATGTCAGTCTGGGATACATAGATGTGGGCATTTTTTAACACGTAATTTTTCACGCCTACTTGCCTTGTCAAGGATGATAATAACGGTGACGACACGACACTCGTCCTGCTGCTTCGACGACGCGTACGACAAAATTTATCCGGCgaaaatcgatgaaatatcagcggtagaaaatttattgtatgaggaaaaaataaccGTGAATGTTACAATTGTCAATAATAAGTTTGAGTCTAGAACGTCTTATCGGACAATCCGGATCCTTTGTCAAAGCTCCGCACAGGGTGCGGTACTATCGAGATTCGCAGCTCTTAGGCCGTGACTTGCAGTTACCGACTCGAATTACTCCGTCGATAATGCAGAAAGCGCCGCGAGGATCTCGAGTGCATAGCACACCACGAGGTGGCACGAGTATCGCCGCGACGGCAGCCATTTTGTGCTGCGCCGTCCGATGACCGATCGTCAGATGTCGAGCAAAAGACCGCGGAACGCCGACAAGTCCGGACAAGTCTCTGCAGCGCGTCTTGTTAGTTGATATCGTGTCTCAACGCTTTAGGAATAACAAAATCGAGTGGTGATCGTGAAAATTCGGCTTTTCGGAGCATTTCTTTGTGCCTGAAACTACCGTTTTACAAGTTTTCGGTTGTGAAGCAGTGCAAACAGTGCAGTGCAATGAACCGCCTCATGGATTCAACGCTGATCGATGTATCCCGATTTTCAGACGACAGAGACGCAGTTTCGATTGTCAAAGTGCGAAATGGGTCCACATCCTGCTGAATGTTCAACCTGAGTAAGTTTTGGATACATTTTTAACCGATTAACTTAGTCACTGtcctggtgaaaatttatatctagaAATTTCTCTGGGAAAATGATGAGATCGCAGAGTATCGGAGAATTTTTCATAAGAAAATATCGGCTTCCCTCGAAACAGTCAGACTTCATCTGCGAACAACGTAACTGCGTAATAAATCCCTTGCTTTTGTAACtggttatattataatttgttaGGTAATGTTTCcgttattatcgaatatttatTCCTGAAAAACTGTTTCTACTGAATGATGTTCCCACCAGGCTGACTTACTTATTGTCATATATAGgctataggtataatacgtCTCCATTATGTTTCATTGTATTGTATTTTTCCTGACGTCGTTTACGATcatgtttttgtttcatcaaCACTGCGTTGTTTCCATTTCGAAGTTAGCTATCCTCCAAGGTCaaaatctttaatttttttttgttcgacaaCTTATGGACTCTCTTCACTGTTCGTCTTCCTACGATTACGCATTTATCTTTCAAGCTATAGTTGAAGATTAATTCGACGCTTCTTACGAAAAGTAACATGTTTTGTTACgaaaagtgacaaaaaaacTAGccataaagatttttcaaaattcctgcGGTGTGCGGTAGTCGAAATGAAAGTCAATTTGCATATGCAGAAGAGTCCGTCTTCCGCGTCAAAATAAACTTATAATCATCCTCGAAATTGTGTCGTCGGTGTAGatcttgaataaatgaatgcgGTTTTTTGCAGGTGCGTTACAGATAGTTTAAATTtgttcaagattttttatgaatattaatatcaattaGTATTATGATATTTATGTCAAGCAGTCCTTACCAGAACTATATACAGTCGACTCTCGTTAATTCAAACCTGCGATAATTCGAACCTCTCTATAATTCAAAGTTATCACGAGTTCCCTAGAAAATCTCTTGATATTTCGAACCAAATCAATACATTTTGATGCACTCGGTAATTCGAtcgaaaaaatcattgttaGGTAACAAAACCACGCGTTAATTCGAACTCATCGGTGTCAAACACTTGATAATTCGAAGttgcagagagaaagagacagaaAGATTGTTTTTGTTATGATTAGTTCGACACACACTTCCGCACGAATTGGTTGTtcttgaaaaaagttattgagCAGTCTGAGCAGCAGCAACATGctttgaaacaaacaaatataatTAAGTTCTTtccaaatattaattaattcccATTATGAATATGTACACGTATCCGCTAAACTTTTGTCATTGTTTAAGAATAGcagttaataaataataattgatcaacACTCAATAATTagaagttttatttattttctctcaaaaatttcgaaccaTTTGATATATCGAACACTCGGTAATTCGTAATATTTTAAGAGTCTCTCGAGTTTCGAATTAACGAAAGTCGACTGTATAATCTTTCGACAAGAGTGTAACAACTTTTGTATCTTATTGGTGCTGACTAAATCAGtctttttagatttttataccCAACAATACTCTACACTCTAATTAATTTGTATTAAAACATTCGAGTTTTCCCGGTGAAATCCACAACGTGCTAGTTTTCGTAAGAAATCTGAAACGAGTTACTTTCCGTAATAAGCGTCGAATTGAGGTGCAATTATAGTTTCGATTTATATTGCATTCTAATTTAACGAATTGGTGAGTgcagaaaactgaaaaaataccCGTTACGCATATTGTCTCGGGATTTACGAAGCCTATTCTCGTATTTCGCGTCAAAGTTTTAAGGTTAAAAATATCTATCACGTCCTCCTTTTCAAGTTAGCCCGCGCTTTTTGCGCGTGGACTTACTACCCTGCGATTTTGAAGTCAAGTCAGGATTGCCTTAGATTGTGAGTCGGTAACTAATGCTGTGTACAGTTGAATTTACCGGTTCGTTAATagacttagaaaaaaattcgtccgtattgatttttttcctcaatataaaataattaacgaaTCACTCATCTGATTGTGAAATCCGTTTCAAATACTAACGATCCAAAAGTATAATCCAAGATATAATAACACAACAATTAGACTCTcgtcataaatattttattgaaaaggGATGAACATGCATCGTCGCAGCACTctctcagaaaaaaaataaaataaaataaaatcgcaCACGCACAtatacacacgcacgcacacagcCCAATTCACGCATCATATTGACGTACATACAGAATGATTATTACAGTAAATGTTATTAGTACtatttacaattatacacAATTAATAATACATGAATCGTGTATATTTAGGTGTAATTTTCATCTATCCATTTAGGCGTATTATGTATTACACACGGTACATGCCTTACCTagattttacatatatatatatacatatatagtctCGCGACTGTCGCCTTGGATTgatttttccagtttttactgtctttaatttatatttttctatttctttcccTATCAACAAATATATGATTCCAGTGGTTCATTTGAACTCAAGAATATCATAGATAATAGTAACGCTGATACAGTAGGcgcggaaaaattaattatctttttaaattccaatgcacacacacatcttgtatgtatataaatatacggaCGTATAATCACAACAGCTAAATCTATAAACCATCGGTCAAACGCGATTTctgatttctaatttttacgGACGATTTTATCGGTTACGGTTTTTCCAACGCGTGAAGATTATCACAATCGTCtgcgtcaatttttttaattgttctaGAATTAggatacctatatataatatacgtcgAACACATATTTAAAACGTTGAACTTATAATGCTACGACGATTTGCAacgtactatacatatacctatatgtttCATAAATACATGTACCTATAAGTATGTACAGAGTTGCATAGattttttatgtgtatattgtataaattatatatatatatatataggctcGAGTTAATTGTTATATCTTTATACAGGTGTAATGATTTGGTCTGTCTATACACagttagaaaaagaaatgtccCAGCAGGtccactaaaatttttgggttgatttaaaaattctttaatgtattaataattgacaaaaaaaaaagtacaaagtaCAATTTTAAtgttaaaattacaataatttgtgtcacgTTTACCTActaacaaaaatttaacaaataacTAAAACTCAATGAGTGGAAATGCTGGGATATTATGTTttcagttaaatttttctaacagtgtaacatattattattattattattatcattattatgtatatgtgttttttgattcATTTGCACATTGATTTGCTTTTCTacatgctatatatatatatatatatatataatgtacataaTAATGTGGTCgtgatatagatatacacataattgaaatatatacctatatatcgtcaaagtgataataaaaaatatactacgtatatatatgcacagtgtatatatatatatatatatatatatatatatatatatgtatatgtatatgctatACGCTGTTGAAAGTTTCGAgtatttttcgtgaaaaattttacgcgtTGCGGTGCAAAACCGGCAATTATCACTGATTTGTGTGCTCATAATTATTACGCATGCagcgtgaaaaatttgcacCAAGCTCTACAAAGTTTtgcgcaaaaaattttccttaatCAGAGTGAAttagttttaattattttttttttcgttcgaatACAATTCTACACAAGCTTGCATGGATTTTAAACTAAACGAAATCTaaacgaacatttttcaaagtgataTATACgctaattatatatacatatacatatacgtatatatatatgttacatacGATTGCAAATGATAATGACAACGATATTATTaatagtggaaaaaatttttgaaaatttattaaacgcGTCCTTTCTTTCTAGTTTATaatgtttcttatttttctttttttttgcttcgttttttttctccttcactttagtttattatttatcgaaaaatatgtGACATGACGGacgttagaagaaaaaaagattattattattgatcatTAATGTACAGCGAGCTttggtaaaattgaaaaaaaaaaaacacacacacaatcgATCAGATGATCAggaatacacacacacacacacacacacacacacacacacacacatttgtttgtttctaaaTAATGAATTGTTCAATCGCGCGACAGACATGCAGAGCGTATGTTAATTAAATCTGTTccggtaataattatttatcatattattTTACCCTAcaacatttattatacattttgcgTTTTTAATTCAACATGGAAATTATATATCATTCATTTCCGTTGTGTCTTCTTTGGtcattttaaaaaacaaaaaaaaaagaaattattattcacacacacacacagacacacgcaTACTATTTTcgataataacaatacaatattgtacttgtattattattattttctctcttttcgaGACAggggaaatatttttccgctggtgataattatgtatatacatatatgcatacttataatgtacatattaataataataatttctgtataatattaatcTATATACCCGAAGACGGTGTTTGCAGGTCCGACGATTTAATTCTGACTCGAGAATCGATtactatacacatatacattatatgttgGCATgttgtatatgcatatatatatatatatatatatatatatatatatatatatatatatatatattcatatatctgATGCTAAAATGCATCTACACTGTGAGTCTCAGgcatatatatgaaaaatgtgTGAGACTATAGCGTATGCGAAAAAGCTTTATTCGCACGTGTGATGATGAATTTATTAAGAAATTTCTTTAACTTTTATCGAAGAAGTCAAAAcgcgtgttttttttgttgttgttgttgtttttttttttttttccagttttcgTGGACAATTTTTCAAGCAAATTATCGCAGATCTCTTGTTTAAGGGGGGTACTACAATGAAATTCTGTTAATATcgagattttgatttttgaaacgatcaaaaaaagatgtgatcaaaaattcctccaaagaaaatttcgattatGGTAGTGCgtgtcttgaaaaaaaaaaaaaaaaaaaaatttcaatcgccAGCGATGAAAgttttggcagaaaatttccAGCGTATCGTtcccgaaaatttctttgctCGTACACTTTCATcgcaagaaattgaaattttcttttccaggacacgtattataataaaataatctaaattttgttggaaggaatttttgtgcatttgtttttttagttacatatttgaaaaacaaaaaactcgatatcatAGAAAATTCACCCGAGACCTTCCTTAAGGATGGAATTATTgaaacggtaatttttttttttttttttttttttttaaacaactttTCAATGTTAATCGCGATTTAATACGCGCGCGCGTTTCGTTTTGCTCACAATCTTGTCTCCTGTATCGATTCCAATCTCTGAATTTGTCGACGCTCGTTCACAGAGACGAAATACGTAGTTACCAAACCCTTTGGTTTCACGTACGTGTCTCCTCGCAATTCGCACTTCACACCCTGTTCTTCTAACAAGGCTGCAGTTTCCTTCGTTACCTGCGcacagaaatgaaatgaaatgaaatatagaaattagctgttacttgaaattttgagagaaaaattgttttttacaaGTTTCAAAAAGCAATTACAATTCATCGACATTGCGAGTTTTCAAGGATTCGATACGTGTGATTTTAAGATT from Diprion similis isolate iyDipSimi1 chromosome 3, iyDipSimi1.1, whole genome shotgun sequence includes:
- the LOC124405007 gene encoding syntaxin-7, giving the protein MDFGFSSYHNGGPAREQDFGRLSQSIGTSILKISQNVLSMQRMVNQLGGSTDSQELRNKLHQIQHYTQQLAKDTSIHLRDLANLASNAGSNSPGEQRQQKMQREKLQDEFTAALNSFQSVQRLAASKEKEMVRKAKANAGITPFGDKKQETLIELQDNRTQRQIQQQQLQEEQNLRMLEEHEASIRQLESDISDVNQIFKELGALVHEQGEMVDSIEASVERTEVFVSEGAQQLRQASTYQTKLRKKKCILIVIGAVVLSVLIGIIVWQTS